The genomic region TGGCCTTGGGCCCAGCCCAGCTCCAGATCACCGCCGTTCTGCCGTCCGGGGGGCACCGCCCGCCGCCGCAACCAGACGACCACCGGCTCGATGGCCAACGCCAGGACGGTCAGCACCGCCACCAGGATCCGGGCGAAGATGCTCCAGACCCAGGACAGGATGACCCGCAGGCCATCGGCCAGGACGCCCAACCCGAGGGCCGCCGGTCCGCGCCAGACGGCCCAGGTCAGGACCAGCAGGGCCGGCAGGCCGATGGCGGCGGCGACGGTCACCACGGCCACCCGCCGTTGCCATGGCCGGTAGGGCAGGGCGTAACTGCGGACCCCGACCTCCAGGGTCGACCCGGAGATGACCGCCGTGGCCGTCAGCCAGCTGGCCACGGCCAGGAAAAGGCCGATGAGAAGGGAGTCGAGCGGCAGGCCGGCCCGCCCGAAGATGACGGCCATGGAGGCGAAGCCGAGGGCGACAAGGACAGTCGCCCGCCGCAGTTCGTGGGCGGACTGGCCGTAGCCGGCGGCGACCATCCCGCGCCAGGCGGCCAGGAGGCAGGCCAGGCCCAGGAGCGGCCCGGACAGGGTCAGGGCGGCAACGGCCAGAACGACGGCCGCGCCGACCAGCCAAGCCGCCATCCGGTCGTCGTCCCGCCGGGCTCGCGGTCCGGTCCGCGGGCCGGTCCGCGGTTCGGTCTCCGACCCGGCGCTCAACCCCCCCGTCAGCCCGGCCAACGCCACGCAGGAGAAGGCCACCGTCCAGGCCGGCCCGGTCGGCCATCCCCCGAGAGCCTGACCCAGTGAAGGTATCCACGCCGGCGCCGCCCCCCACAGGCCCGCCCAGAGGGCGGCTTCAGGCCCGGCCGCCAACACCGCTCTGAGCCATGATCGGCTCAACCGCACCGCCCTCCTTCTGTTCGATCTGGATCCAGGTGGCGCGGAAGCCGCGGGCTCTGGCGTGGTCGAGGGCCCTTCCCAAGCCGGGGGCGTCGCTCCAGCCGACGAACCACAGGTGATGATCGGCCGCCGAGGCCGGCAGTTCCCGCCGGATCAAGTCGTCCAGGGCCGTCGATGGGAAGACGTCCAGCCGGGCCAGCCCTTCCAAGATCAGGGCCGCCTGGGCCGGGGCCGACGAGGGGGCGACTCGCAGAGCCGGACCCCAGTCCCGCGCGTAGGCGTTGGCCAGCACCCCGACCTGCTGGCCGGCCCGCAGCAGTTCGAGGGCCAGTGAGGCGGCCATGGAGATGACCGTTTCGGCGATGTCTCGGTCCGTCCCCAGGTAGGGATGGGCGGCCGTGCTGATATCCACGACGACCCAGGCCCGGTCGGATGGCAGCGGGTGGAGGATCCGCGTGTGCAGCCGCCCCGTCCGGGCCGTCGCCTTCCAATCCAGGTACTTCAGGGGATCACCGGGCACGTATTCCCGCAGACCAAAGAAGTCATAGGGGTCGGCCAGCCCGACCCGCGGCCGCGCCCGTCGGCCCGAGGGCAGGGCCCGGGCCGTGGCCGGCCAGCGGGTGACCGGAATGAGTTGCGGGTAGACGATCAGCGCCTCAGTGCCGCCCGCCGGGCCTTCAACGGTCATCTCTGTCTGCGCCAGGCCCAGGGGATCGCCGCAGACCACCAGGGCCGGCCCGAAGCGATAGACGCCGCGACCGCCGGCCACGGCCGCCGCCGTCCGGCGGACCCGCTGCCACCAACGGAGGGCGAAGAGGTTGCTCACCCGGACCCGCCCGGCCTGATGATGCGAGGTGACCGGCACCCCCTGCAGCTCGAGGCCGGCGGGGAAGTCATCCTCCACGACCAGCCGCGGCAGGGGCAGGCGCTTGCGGTTTTCGACGATGAACTCGACCTCGAATCGCTCGCCCGGGAAGACTCGGGTGGTCGACAAGCGGCGGTGATAGGCCAAGCCCCCCAGGCCGTGGCGCACCCAGACCTCGGAGGCCCCGGCGATGGTCAGGAAAAGCAGGGCGGCCGCGACGACCACCGGGTTCCGCAAGAGCAGACCGAGGATGAAGGCGCCGAGGCCGGGCCACCAGGCGCCAGACGCGTTGGCGCCGGACGGCCTCACGCCGGACCGATCTCCTCGACCGGCACGGGCGTGCCCTCGAGGACTCCGTTCAGAAGCTCGGCCGCCTGTCGGCCGCGGAGCCTGGCTTCGGGGGTCAGGATCAGCCGGTGTTCCATGACCGGC from Bacillota bacterium harbors:
- a CDS encoding DUF58 domain-containing protein, yielding MRPSGANASGAWWPGLGAFILGLLLRNPVVVAAALLFLTIAGASEVWVRHGLGGLAYHRRLSTTRVFPGERFEVEFIVENRKRLPLPRLVVEDDFPAGLELQGVPVTSHHQAGRVRVSNLFALRWWQRVRRTAAAVAGGRGVYRFGPALVVCGDPLGLAQTEMTVEGPAGGTEALIVYPQLIPVTRWPATARALPSGRRARPRVGLADPYDFFGLREYVPGDPLKYLDWKATARTGRLHTRILHPLPSDRAWVVVDISTAAHPYLGTDRDIAETVISMAASLALELLRAGQQVGVLANAYARDWGPALRVAPSSAPAQAALILEGLARLDVFPSTALDDLIRRELPASAADHHLWFVGWSDAPGLGRALDHARARGFRATWIQIEQKEGGAVEPIMAQSGVGGRA
- a CDS encoding DUF4129 domain-containing protein, whose translation is MSRSWLRAVLAAGPEAALWAGLWGAAPAWIPSLGQALGGWPTGPAWTVAFSCVALAGLTGGLSAGSETEPRTGPRTGPRARRDDDRMAAWLVGAAVVLAVAALTLSGPLLGLACLLAAWRGMVAAGYGQSAHELRRATVLVALGFASMAVIFGRAGLPLDSLLIGLFLAVASWLTATAVISGSTLEVGVRSYALPYRPWQRRVAVVTVAAAIGLPALLVLTWAVWRGPAALGLGVLADGLRVILSWVWSIFARILVAVLTVLALAIEPVVVWLRRRAVPPGRQNGGDLELGWAQGQASDWLKAVEVRAGSWPWLKPLGAAVVIGLAVWLIYRYARSASANRVRSLGDRVEDLTPEAPRGKRRGGPRIGRFGRVVGLSPVRTAYRAFLVRLAALGVPRPSSATPAEFGRLARGLFGRGAEPGGISGDEEASAAVADLTSLTGAYVIERYGPTGGLGEETARRALLAWEDLKRRLAGRSK